A stretch of DNA from Nitrospira sp. KM1:
TCTCACTCGGACATGATCTCCAGCATGATAAAAGACTCTGACCGCATTCCTCGCATCCCTCCCCGCCGCCTCTCTTTCCATGAAAGCCATGCACAACCCATAGATTCGCGAGACCTTAGATACTGGCAACCCAGGGTGGATGAAGAGGGGACGGAGGAGGACTTATCTCTGGAACTTCATCTTCATTGTCAGGTTGCACCCTACATACGGTCGCACCGCTCAAAGCAAACCCCATCGTCGTAACGATCGAATTCGCGAAAACGTCAGCCGTGTTAGACCACAGCATCAAACACATTGCCCAAATACTAAAAAACAATGAGCCAGATGCCACGACTGTCCCTTGGTATTTCATAAACATACCAATCCCTCGCAAGACGAGAGAAAAATAGGCGACCACAAGTGTCAGTGCAACCACGACCCCCACTTCTGCACTCAGTCTGATGAATGAACTTTCACCAAGACCTTCCATCTTGACTGCCTGGTACACCTGCGCTCCGCCGCCAAAGAGGCGAGAACCGAATGTGAAATAACCCAGTCCCTCGCCAGTAAACAAATAGTCCTCTAACATCGTCTCGATCGGGAGCCAGACATTCCCTTCGAGCCTGACAGGGACGGCTGTGATGACGCTTGCGAAGCGATCAAACACGGCTTGCGCCATACCGGGTCTGGCAACCCAAGCCCCCATAAGACCTCCTGCGATCAGCACGCTCGGGATGACTATTTTTCTCAAACTCACGCCGTGTTCCCTCATATGAATCACGTTGATCATGATCGTACCCAATACAAGAAACATCAGTGCCGCTCTTTGTCCTGATACAAAAATAACCGCCAAATCGAACAGCATCAAGGCATAGAGCAGTGACGATCGTTTGACCCTGGAGAACAGGAGGTAACACCACTTAAAAAAGACAAGGGTGAAGATGACCTGGCCGAATTTGCCGGTGTGCGTAAATATGGACGTCGGCCTGAACATTCCGCGTATGAGCAGCCCTTTCTCCGTCGTCGCAAAATCGCCTACTCCAAGGGCTGAGGTTCCCCATACCGAATTTATAGGATGGTCCTTACCCAGGAGCACCTGCAATATGGCCATCGAGCCAATTATAAGAATCCACGCGTTGACACAGAAAAATATCCGGTCATATCCATTCTCGACTGCAGATACATATCGAGCACAGAGCAGCATGTAAACCAATGGCAAAAATGTCGCCCGCAGACCTATTCCATACATTCCTATGTGGTTGCCGGCAGACAGATGGTTGACCAGGGTCAGAACGATGACGAGTGCGCTCAAAAGTACAAATACGGACGGCACGTTCTTCACGTCCAGATTCCCCTGAAGACCTACGGCAATGGCCGTCAGAATTACCAGCGCATCTGCCGCCAGGAACACAAGATCGGAGTAGACAAAGTACTTCCGAATTACCTCCTGTAGGATTGGCAAGTTGAGCAGGAATAGCAGCCACCAATGATTCATTTTTTCCCCATGCCATTCAAAAGACCTTGCCTCCGCATCGGCTCTCTCATATCCATGACTCAGGTTCAATAGGCTTGGCGGCGAACGTATGCGACCGAGGACTTCGAGCCAGCGACAATCCGCACTTCACCAGCGATACACACGCGCTCTCACAATGGACATCAAATGACATATGCCTATCCGTGATGAAATCGTAACGACCAGCCAGACCACGCATTCGCACCGAGCACATAGCGGGAAGCCGTGTAGGAATAGCCGACAAGCAAAGTCAATTCCGTCAGAATCCTGTTGAGGATTGCCCCATTCACCCCGTACAGATCTATAAGAATGTATGCACACGGGACACTGATGAGCGCCGCAACCGCCTGGCAATACAGCCTCCGCCTTCCGTGATCGCCTGACATGAGGGAACTCTCGATACTCGTAGACATGAAGCGCAAGAGGATGCACACAGACAGCATCGATAGAATCTCACCAGATCGACTGTATTTGTCACCGAAGAACAGATTGACAAGCGCTCCTCCAAGCCAATAGATGCCGATGGTAGCGGCGAGACCAAAGAGGGTCATCGTTGCGCATCCAAAACGATACACAGATAGAAACTTCTTCCAATCACTGTAAAACCAGCGGTGGATCTTCGGTAGCAAAAATTTCTGATACATCGCTTGGGGAACCAGAAAGGTCACCAGCAGAAAAGCGGTCGCAATTGAAAATGCTCCTGCGGCGATTGGACTAATGACGCTTCCTAGCAACACGATCTCGATCCGTCCATACAACATGCCCAGCACCGCAGCCCCGGCGAACGGCCAAGCCACCGTCAAGAGGTTCTTCAGACTGGGACTAGCAGGCGAAGGATTTTCCGAATAAGCACTTGATGACTGGTGTCCAGCCAGTCGCATTTTTGATGGTGTGAATGACGCGAGGGCGAACGCAGAGCTTGCGATAAGCAGCAGTGACATCGCACAGAACCCTTTGGCCACCAAATCTACACTCGGCGTTGCCGCGTAATACACAACCGCAGCCACCGACAATCTGCCTAAGTGGGGCAATAGTTGCCACATCGATAACGCGGTATATCTCGCCTCGAGTTGTAACTTTGCACCAAGCAACTCCACCAGTACCTGCATGACCACCATAGCCTGCAACCACCAGATGGTTCCGAACAGACGAGCATCATTCATGAACCAGATGACGCACCAAGATAAACCGAGGACACAGGGCCCCCAGACCAACATGAACCCAAACGACTTCTTGACCCATCTGAAAGCCTGCCACCCTTCCTGTCCAAATATGAGAAGCCACACGCTGGGCATGCCAAAGCCGATCACGGCGGTCACGATCACAACAATCGATAACGCGGTACTTAAAATTCCAAAATCCTCGACCGTCAGGATCCGACCGAGCAATACCTGAGTAAGGAATGCAAGAAACCCCGATCCTGCCAGGCTGAAAAAGATGAGCGCGATGCTCTTCAGGCTTGACTTCAATTCGGATCGAATAGTCAAACGTGCTCGACTTTCCATGAGCAAATTCGTCAGCATCCGAATCCTTCCTGCCTGCCGGAGGGCTAGTGATCGTAGCAGGCGGAGACCCTTACCGAGAGCCTTATTGCAAAAATGGAACTTCTTGCACCTGGAGGCGAAGCTAGAGCAGACGTCCCGTTTCTGTTCAATTATTCTCGGAAACTACCCGAAGTAAGTGATAAATGGTCTTGGAACGGACCTCTGCCAGATGAGCCGGTAGTGATGCCCGCAGATCCGTCAAAAATTTTTTTGCTTCGAGTGCAGCAGCAGGATATGGCTTGGAAGAGTGTTCTAATGCATTTTCCAGTGTTGTCACATAGCGCACATCATCAATTCCCTCTCGAAAACCTTCCCAAGCCAACGTATCAATGACTCCATCGACTGTCGGGTACGTAAAGTTGTGGTCACGATATTGTGGATGATCAAAGTCATTCCATATGAATCCCATTGAATCCTGGTAGGCATAGGGCATGGCTCCGTCGTAATCGTTTCTCCATAACTCCAGTCCGTAGTTTCGTCGAAATACTTCTGGATTTTCCGGTCCGGTCTGAGGATTGGCATATGAAAAAATCCTATGCCCTGCTCCGTGGAACTGTTCCGCCTGAACGGGTTGTAGCTTACCTGCCAGGACCAATAGGTCCAAAAGATCTCCTGTTAGCGAGAACGCGTCCGAGGATCCCGCAGTAAAAACCTTTACTCCTTCGTCACGCACCGCCTCCCATGCTTTTCTTTGGGATGCCAGTCTCTCTCCCTTGGCTTCGTCGATACCGTAAAGATAGATAGTCTTGATTCCTTGCTCGCCCACTATGTCTTTCATTGCCTTCAGCCGTCGGTTTAACATGATCAACTGTTCAGCTGTGTCGGGGTTTCCTGTGCCGGAGCCAAGGTAATATAAGGTTGAACTATCCAAGCCGACTTCTCTTCGTATCCTCAGGGTTTCATTAAGTTCAGCTTTGTTCAGACGATGATATACAGTTGGATTCTTTACCCCATGTGCCAGCATATTGGTAAGCTCGGCAACAAATTGTGTATGGCTTTTCCGTTCTGATGAAATGGTAGAGCTTTCGGAAAGCGTACCCCGGTAATAGATACTATAGTCAATTTTTGGAGGATCCAGGTTAAAAGGAAGAACCTCAAGAGTGACTCCGAGATTGCCTATCAGACCAGTATCGTCCATCACGGCAATACGGCCGCGATAGATGCCGGACTTGGCATCATGAGGAACATGCACCGTGACCCACAGCTGTCTCGTTTCGTTCTTTCTTAGGGATATCGGCTGCAGTTCCTTAGCATCGCTCACTGGAAATTCGTCGGCAGGAGTTTGAACACGGACACGCAGCGCCGCAGGCTCGGTCACCGACACCAATTTGTTACCAGAAGGAAACTTTAACCTCACAAAGTTCGACTTGGATGCCTCATCAGCTTTAATTAGCTCATCGTCCTTCAGGAGCAACTCTGGCACGAGGACCTTGGATTTTCCCATATAAGACAGCCCAATGGTGTTCCATCCGCCTCCTGCCTGATACCACACTTTGACAAGCCGAAGATCTATGCTGCTTTTAGGAATGCTCCCACTATCTCCGACAAGGTCACTTGGATCGAACCGTAGGTTTGTAATATCACGCCCTGAGGACCGAATCACGAAGCTCACCGGCTCATACTCATCGCGACAGGCACTGACTTGTGCCATCGTAGATGCGCTGCCCGGTAACGGATACGTTCCAGGAAGGATCTGTCCAGGGCTGATGGGATCGACCACGTGCACGAACAGCGGCCCCAAATTCGGCACTTCGGCGTAACCAGGCATGTTCATAGAGAGCGCGATACTCGCTCCCATAACGATAATGCCCAATATCTGAGATGAAGTCTTCACCGTACTCGCCCGATTATTCATCGCGTTCATGATCATTTTCACCTACCGTCAGTCGCGGCCAAACGCCCACCAATCGATAGGCCCTCCATTTACGCAACCTATTTTGAAACGTACGTCATGCACCGATTAACAACTGCTCGAGAATCTTGACAATCCGCTCTGACGTTTTTCCGTCCCATTTAGGGGGAATTCCACCCTTTTTCCATTTGCCAGCCTTCAATCGGGCCAAGGCCGGTGCTAGGTTACTCGGATTTGTCCCAATCAATTCGTTCGTCCCCATCGTAATTGTTTCAGGGCGTTCGGTATTGTCACGGAGCGTCAAACATGGCACGCCAAGCACGGTTGTTTCTTCCGTGATCCCTCCGGAATCGGTGATCACAGCTCGTGCATGCCTCACCAAATAGTTGAATTCAAGATAGCCCAACGGATCGATATAGTGGAGCTGTGGAGTGCGAATGCCAAGCTCTCCAAGCTGCTTAGCGGTACGAGGATGGACAGGAAATACCACGGGGAAGCCTCGAGTGCCGTCGACGATGGCTTCGAGCAAGGACAACAAACCCTGTTCACCGTCGACATTCCCAGGACGATGTAATGTCACAACGAAATAGTTGCTCGGCTCAAGCGCCAAGGCATTCCAACATTCCGGTGGACGTAGACGTGGAAGCTGCGTGAGGAGCGTATCAATCATCGTATTTCCGACAAAGAAAATACGATCTTCGTCGACGCCGGCTTGGCGCAGATTGTCATTTGCCGTCTGGCTTGTCGTGAAAAACCAGTTCGTGATTGAATCCGTGACCACCCGATTGATCTCCTCCGGCATCGTCCAATCACCGGACCGAATGCCCCCTTCCACATGCGCTACCGGTACACCCAGCTTACGCGCGGCAATTGAGCACGCCATGGTCGAGGTGACGTCGCCCACCACGAGACACAAATCGCTCTTTTCTTTTAAAAGAATCTTTTCGTATGCCATCATGATTCCGGCGGTTTGTTCTGCTTGTGTGCCAGACCCAACTTCCAAATTGATGTCAGGATCTGGAATACCCAGTTCTTCGAAAAAGCTGCCTGACATGGCCCGATCATAATGCTGCCCAGTATGGATCAATCGAAAGCGAAGCTCGCTTCCCCGATTCTTGGCGTCATTGAGGGCGCCTATAATCGGTGCAATTTTCATAAAGTTGGGACGTGCTCCAGCGATCAAGTCAATTCGTTTCATTCATACACCCGGTCCCCATTCGTGCCCACGAAGTGGATTGGATAGTCGATGCGGGATCATGATGCGGTGAGCGCTCGCTACTGAAGATTTCTTAACCGATTTGAAGGGGTTGGGCAACAAGAAATCCAGTTGTGCTACTAACCTCTCGTCTCGAAAGATGTTCTGCCAGCCTGGCACTCCTAGGCTGGTCGAGAACGTGTCACTTCTGCTGAAAGTCCGGATGGTCGGATTCTTTTGCTGCTTAGAGACTCAATCCGCGCAGTCACATCCCGGAACTTCCCGTCTTCACGTCGAAGCCATCG
This window harbors:
- the wecB gene encoding non-hydrolyzing UDP-N-acetylglucosamine 2-epimerase, coding for MKRIDLIAGARPNFMKIAPIIGALNDAKNRGSELRFRLIHTGQHYDRAMSGSFFEELGIPDPDINLEVGSGTQAEQTAGIMMAYEKILLKEKSDLCLVVGDVTSTMACSIAARKLGVPVAHVEGGIRSGDWTMPEEINRVVTDSITNWFFTTSQTANDNLRQAGVDEDRIFFVGNTMIDTLLTQLPRLRPPECWNALALEPSNYFVVTLHRPGNVDGEQGLLSLLEAIVDGTRGFPVVFPVHPRTAKQLGELGIRTPQLHYIDPLGYLEFNYLVRHARAVITDSGGITEETTVLGVPCLTLRDNTERPETITMGTNELIGTNPSNLAPALARLKAGKWKKGGIPPKWDGKTSERIVKILEQLLIGA
- a CDS encoding oligosaccharide flippase family protein produces the protein MLTNLLMESRARLTIRSELKSSLKSIALIFFSLAGSGFLAFLTQVLLGRILTVEDFGILSTALSIVVIVTAVIGFGMPSVWLLIFGQEGWQAFRWVKKSFGFMLVWGPCVLGLSWCVIWFMNDARLFGTIWWLQAMVVMQVLVELLGAKLQLEARYTALSMWQLLPHLGRLSVAAVVYYAATPSVDLVAKGFCAMSLLLIASSAFALASFTPSKMRLAGHQSSSAYSENPSPASPSLKNLLTVAWPFAGAAVLGMLYGRIEIVLLGSVISPIAAGAFSIATAFLLVTFLVPQAMYQKFLLPKIHRWFYSDWKKFLSVYRFGCATMTLFGLAATIGIYWLGGALVNLFFGDKYSRSGEILSMLSVCILLRFMSTSIESSLMSGDHGRRRLYCQAVAALISVPCAYILIDLYGVNGAILNRILTELTLLVGYSYTASRYVLGANAWSGWSLRFHHG